One Candidatus Thermoplasmatota archaeon DNA window includes the following coding sequences:
- a CDS encoding 50S ribosomal protein L24e yields the protein MRACAFCTNIIEPGTGRMYIKKDATILFFCSNKCFKNLLKLGRNSKKLKWSRKSKK from the coding sequence ATGAGGGCATGCGCTTTTTGTACTAATATCATAGAGCCAGGTACTGGGAGAATGTATATAAAAAAAGATGCAACTATACTATTCTTCTGCTCTAACAAATGCTTTAAAAATCTATTAAAGCTAGGCAGAAATTCTAAGAAACTGAAATGGAGTAGAAAATCTAAGAAATGA
- the ndk gene encoding nucleoside-diphosphate kinase yields the protein MRALVLLKPDAVERNIIGELISRLENENLKIVAMKMLKMTERQARKFYSVHRGKSFYESLVRYIASGAIVALVVQGENAIFRVRKLMGATDPSKAEKGTIRQEYGLSIERNTIHGSDSLESAEYETKIIFSKNELVE from the coding sequence ATGAGAGCTTTGGTTTTGCTAAAGCCTGACGCTGTCGAACGCAATATTATCGGCGAACTTATATCAAGGCTAGAGAATGAGAATTTAAAAATAGTAGCTATGAAAATGCTGAAAATGACTGAGCGCCAAGCAAGAAAGTTTTATTCAGTGCATAGAGGTAAAAGCTTCTATGAGAGCTTGGTCAGATATATTGCTTCAGGAGCTATCGTTGCTCTTGTAGTACAAGGCGAGAACGCTATTTTTAGAGTGCGCAAGCTCATGGGCGCTACAGACCCTAGCAAAGCTGAAAAAGGTACAATAAGGCAAGAATATGGTCTGAGCATTGAGAGAAACACAATTCACGGCTCTGATAGCTTAGAAAGTGCAGAGTACGAAACAAAAATAATTTTTAGTAAAAATGAGCTCGTCGAATAA